GATATCCTTCTTGAACATATAGTAATCGGAATCCAGCGTCTGCAACACAATCTCGTGAGAGGGGAAACGCTTTCCGGCTTCTATATAGTCATCAACCTCATAATTCAGACAGCACTTCAGCTTGGCACACATACCAGCAAGTTTCTGTGGATTGAGCGAAATATCCTGATATCGGGCAGCACCAGTAGAAACAGAAACGAAATTCTTCATCCATGTGGCACAACACAACTCGCGTCCGCAAGGTCCCGTACCGCCAATACGTCCTGCCTCCTGACGTGCACCAATCTGTTTCATTTCAATGCGCACATGGAAAGCTGCTGCCAAGTCTTTAATCAGTTGGCGGAAATCTACTCGCTCATCGGCAATATAGTAGAAGATAGCCTTCTGACCGTCGCCCTGATACTCTACATCGCCAATTTTCATTTGCAGCCCCAGACGTTTGGCAATCTCGCGGCTCTCAATCATTGTTTCATGCTCGCGTGCCTTTGCCTCACGATATTTATCCATATCCACCTGACGAGCAAGTCGATAAATACGCTTGATATCATCGGCCGACTTCAGATTAGCTTTCTTAATCTGCAGTTTCACTAACCTACCAGTCAGTGTCACCACGCCGATATCATGTCCGGGAGAAGCCTCAACGGCCACAACATCGCCTTTCTTCAGTGGCAGACCGTTCACATTATGGTAGTAGCCCTTACGCGTATGCTTGAACTGTACCTCAACCAAATCAGTTGATTCTGCATTGCCAGGCACATCGGCCAACCAATCGTAAGTATTCAACTGACGATCCTGACGACCAATAGCTGCGCAACACAGTCCGCGGTCGCAACCTGTACGTATCTCGTATGTCTTCTGTTTGTCTTCCATCTTCTATATATATATTATAATATGTATAGTATATTGTTCAAATAGTTTATTTCTGAATCAGCAATACGATCATCTGCAAAGCAAAGTCAAAGAATACCACCTTACCATTGGCATTTTGACCAATGTCGCGAATTGCCTTGTTGGTCAAGTCATAGATAGGCAACACATTGGCTTCGTTGATGAATCGTGCGAAATTACGGGCAAAATTCTCTTCCTGCTGTGTCATATAGCGCAATTCAGGATTTTGAAAATTGTACATAAAATTCTCTCTGATCATGCGTAGGAAATACACGAGGAAGCGTTTCTGTTTTTCTCGTCCGTACGCAGCCACCACCTCGCTCCACTTGCGCAGGTCTTTCACCTTACGCTGATAGGCCAGTCGCATCAGCTGGATAAACAAATCCAGGAACGTTTCGTTTTCCGAGCCTACCTGCAACTCCTCTATTGCTTTCTGCCAACTGCCGTTAGCCAATCGGGCTATACGCTGTGCAGCATCCTCACTGATACCGCGGTACTCCACCAATGCCTTTCTTATAGCTTCATTGTCTATACGCTTCACATCGATGCGCTGTACACGGCTGCGAATGGTTTCCAACAACTTGTCGGGTTCTTCACACACCATGATGAACACCGTCTGTGTGGGTGGTTCCTCAATCAGTTTCAGTAATTTGTTGGCACAGGCTATGTTCATACGCTCAGGCAACCATACTACCGACACCTTATAGCCGCCCTGACTTGATTTGAGTGAGAGTTTTCTTACCAGTTCATCACTTTCGCCTGCCGTAATAATAGCCTGCTGATTGGCGGCTCCGATAGCCGTCATCCATTCATCCATCGAGAAATAAGGACTCTTCAACATCAGTTCGCGCCATTCGCTGATGAAATCGTCGCTCACCGGCATGTGCTCACTACCCATGGAAGGTAGTTTGATAGTGGGGAAAGTGAAATGAAGATCGGGATGTTCCAGCTTTTGGAGCATAGGAGATTCTGCGCCACTTTGGGATGAATTACCCAAGAGACAGCAAGCGAAAGCTGTGGCAAGTGCCTTTTTGCCTACGCCCTGCGGTCCGCACAGCATAATGGCATGAGGCAGACGGTCTTCACTCACCATCTGCATTAGGCGCTGCTTCACCTCTTCTTGTCCTATAACCTCATTAAATGTCATTGTACTCTCAATTCTCTCACGATTTCCACCACTGAATCAACTGCTCCGATGGTATAGAAATGAATATCGTTGATACCGTGTTCATAAAGTTCGCGGCACTGCTGAACAGTCCACTTAATGCCTAACCGTTTAGCATCTTCATCTGTTTTGCACTTCACTATCTCACGCGCTAACGACTCGGGGATATCACAATGGAATGTCTTTGGCACCACCGTCAACTGACTCAGTTTGGCCAGCGGTTTAATTCCAGGAATAATGGGAATGGTGATGCCCATCTGACGTGCCTTATCGACAAAGTCAAAATATTTCTGATTGTCGTAGAACAACTGGGTCACTGCATACTGTGCGCCCAATTCCTGTTTCTGACGCAGATATTCCATGTCGCGCTCCAGATTAGGAGCCTCTTCATGCTTTTCAGGATAACAAGCCACGCCTATATCGAACTTTGCGCCAGGACATTTGATAGGTGTACCATCGGCAAAGAAGCCCTCGTTGAAGCGCTGAACCTGACGAATCAGATCGGTAGTATGAGTATGTCCGCCAGGTGTTGGCTTGAACACCGAGTCTTCTTTCGCCTTGTCGCCTCGCAGCAATAGCAGGTCGGTAATACCCAGGAACTGCAGGTCGAGCAATTCATACTCAATATCCTCGATGGTGGCACCACTACAAATAACGTGTGGCTGAACCGGCACTCCAAAGCGCTGTTGAATAGCTGCCGCAACGGCAATAGTGCCTGGGCGACGACGAACGCGCTGACGCTCAAAGCGTCCCTCGCCTACATCTTTATATACATACTCAGAATGGTGGGTGGTGATATTGATAAAAGCAGGATTCAGCGCGCACAATTTTTCTATGTCAGAAAAAAGTTTCTCGGTGCCCATTCCTTTCAAAGGCGGCAATACTTCAAACGAGAACTGACGCAGTTTCTTATCTTGGTTGACTATATTTGCAACGGCCATTGTTATTCTATTTAGCACAATTTGTTGCAAAAGTACGAAAAAAAAACATCATTCACGCAAGAATGCCCACTTTTTGTTACTTCAACGGTTACAAAAGTCTTTGATTTTCTGAAGGTAATCGTCTTTATACAATTTATAAGACAACGCATGCTCTGCCCCTTCTGTGATCCACAATTCTTTGTTGGAAGG
The sequence above is a segment of the Prevotella sp. E9-3 genome. Coding sequences within it:
- the metF gene encoding methylenetetrahydrofolate reductase [NAD(P)H] — translated: MAVANIVNQDKKLRQFSFEVLPPLKGMGTEKLFSDIEKLCALNPAFINITTHHSEYVYKDVGEGRFERQRVRRRPGTIAVAAAIQQRFGVPVQPHVICSGATIEDIEYELLDLQFLGITDLLLLRGDKAKEDSVFKPTPGGHTHTTDLIRQVQRFNEGFFADGTPIKCPGAKFDIGVACYPEKHEEAPNLERDMEYLRQKQELGAQYAVTQLFYDNQKYFDFVDKARQMGITIPIIPGIKPLAKLSQLTVVPKTFHCDIPESLAREIVKCKTDEDAKRLGIKWTVQQCRELYEHGINDIHFYTIGAVDSVVEIVRELRVQ
- a CDS encoding regulatory iron-sulfur-containing complex subunit RicT; protein product: MEDKQKTYEIRTGCDRGLCCAAIGRQDRQLNTYDWLADVPGNAESTDLVEVQFKHTRKGYYHNVNGLPLKKGDVVAVEASPGHDIGVVTLTGRLVKLQIKKANLKSADDIKRIYRLARQVDMDKYREAKAREHETMIESREIAKRLGLQMKIGDVEYQGDGQKAIFYYIADERVDFRQLIKDLAAAFHVRIEMKQIGARQEAGRIGGTGPCGRELCCATWMKNFVSVSTGAARYQDISLNPQKLAGMCAKLKCCLNYEVDDYIEAGKRFPSHEIVLQTLDSDYYMFKKDILAGVITYSTDKRLAANLETITAERAKEIIEMNRKGEKPESLHSEDRPKQQEGPVDLLAGDSITRFDKAKKKKKKKPQGGQNAQRPQNNQDASKSQEGAQGQDGHKGHEAPRNQDGPKGQPRKKRNKPQEPRKDEPKEA
- a CDS encoding AAA family ATPase, whose protein sequence is MTFNEVIGQEEVKQRLMQMVSEDRLPHAIMLCGPQGVGKKALATAFACCLLGNSSQSGAESPMLQKLEHPDLHFTFPTIKLPSMGSEHMPVSDDFISEWRELMLKSPYFSMDEWMTAIGAANQQAIITAGESDELVRKLSLKSSQGGYKVSVVWLPERMNIACANKLLKLIEEPPTQTVFIMVCEEPDKLLETIRSRVQRIDVKRIDNEAIRKALVEYRGISEDAAQRIARLANGSWQKAIEELQVGSENETFLDLFIQLMRLAYQRKVKDLRKWSEVVAAYGREKQKRFLVYFLRMIRENFMYNFQNPELRYMTQQEENFARNFARFINEANVLPIYDLTNKAIRDIGQNANGKVVFFDFALQMIVLLIQK